The genomic DNA TTTGAATTTTTAGTTAGCGTATATACGTTATTGTTTTGGCTAACTATGGCGTTATCAAAATCGGTTAGTTTGCAAAATCCGTCAATATATTCTTGCTTAGGCAGAGTAGTAGAATATGCTTCTCGGTTTGCTCGGTCGTATTCCTCAACTTTGATAAATTGGGCGTTATTTGTAAATCTAGGAGTAAATCCCCATAAGTCTACAAGCGGATACACCGTGGGATTGTATGCTCCGTCGGTATCCTTGTAAGCTTTTTTGGCAATCTCTAAGATATCTGCGGTTAACTTGCTAATCTCCACGCTTTGCCCGTAAGAAAGGGCGTTATATCTTGCAATATCGCTTGTAGAATACGCAAGACTAATATTGTCTTCGACTTGTTTTAATATTTCTTTAACTTTTATCCAAGTTTGGTCAAATTTAAGTTCCTTTTCGCTTAGCGAAAAATCGTCGTAAAGCTCCAACTTGCTATTTGTGTTGAAGTAATTTTGAGTAGCTACGGTTTTTGCCGTATATGCAAGTTGCGTTTTGTCGCTATCGATATCTTTGTCGCTATCGATATCTTTGTCGCCGTTGATATCGTTACAACCAAAAAGACAGCTAGCAAGGCTAATTATTATTAATATAAAGGTTATTAATTTAATTTTCAATTTTTAATTTCACCGAATAGATTGGGTTGTAAGCGACTAAGCCCGAAGCGTTAAATTGCGTTGAATATAGCGTGAGTTCGTCGGCGACAAAAGGTTTATTGTATATAGTTATATTTTTAACTACTTCGCTAAAAGGTAGTTCGAAGGCATATTGACGAATAAGAGTAATATGTGGATTGTAACTACGGTGTTCTATTGTAAATTGCAATTCTTCTAATTTGTTTGTAAGATATCTTTCAAGCGTAAGCAAATTTTGGTCGCACTTTAATTTAGCGATTACTATGTTAGCCCCTTTAAGCGTGCTTACTTGTTGTATGCTTAGCGTGGTTGCCAAGTAATCTTTAACCGAGTCAAGCAAACTATACAGCGAATACAATTTATCTGCATATATTTCGCCTAGAAATTTAATAGTTATATGTAAGTTTTGACGTGGGATAAAATTTCCTTTGCTTTTGTAGGGAGCAAGTTGGTCTTGCATTTTTACTAAATTATTAACTGTTTGTTCGGGAAGTTTAAGCGCAATAAATAATCTCATAATATTTCTCCTATTATTGACAATTATATATTAAATAATACAACTTTGCAAGTGGGGAATATCTGTTAAAAGAATTTCATAAAATAAAATAAAAATGTATTGGAGATAAAGATGAAAAAACGTAAAATTGCAGTTATTCTTATAGTTATTCTTATAGGTATTTGTTTTGTCGGGTGTGGTAACAGCATAGGACGAATAAGTAAAGGACTAGACACTTATACGATAACGGCTACATATAACCAAAAGGACCAAATAATATCGGCGGCGCAAATTGTCAAGTTTACCAACAACACCAGTCAAGCGCTCGAAGATATTAAATTTCATATATTTGCCAGTATATATAAACAAGACGCTACTACTTCGGTTATAATGCCCGAAGACCGTGTTAAAGCTTACCCGCAAGGTTACAGTTATGGCGACATAGAGATTGATTCGGCTTCGGTAGATTCTTCCCCCGTTGCTTTTACGGTAGAAGGACAAATACTTTCTTTGCCCTTAGCTACTCCGCTTGCCCCCGAAAGCAGTATTTCTATTGCGCTTATTTATGATATATCGCTTGCGAATATACATCACCGTTTAGGTTACGGTAGAAATACTGTTAACTTAGGCAACTGGTTTCCTATTCTTTGTAATTTTGACAATGGTTGGCAAACTACGCCTTACTACGCAATAGGCGACCCTTTTGTAAGTCAAGTTGCTAATTATACCTTAACTTTGGTTGCTCCTTCAAATTTAATTATTGCTAGTAGCGGTAGGGAAACAAATAAGTCAATCGAAGGCGAAACTGCAACCTACACCTACAAGGCTAATTGCGTGCGTGACTTTGCGCTCGTTATGTCGTCAAAATTTAAGGTTCTTACCGCTCAAATGGGAGAAACAACGCTTAACTATTATTATTTTAACGACGAATCGGCTCAGGTTACGATGTCGCTTGCATGCAAAGCTTTCGAATATTATTCTAATACGTTCGGCAAATACCCTTATCCCACGCTTGCAATAGCGCAAACAGATTTTTGCTATGGCGGTATGGAATATCCGTCGTTAATATATTACAACGCTAATTTATTGGGCGAAGAGAAGTTGCAAGCCATCGCTCACGAAATAGCCCATCAATGGTGGTATGGCGTGGTGGGAAACGACCAAATTAGCTCGCCTTTTATGGACGAAGGGCTAGCCGAACTTTCAACGGCTATGTTTTTTGGGCAAGCTGACGAATTTAAAATAACAAAGGAAAGTATCTTAAACAATATGCTCGCTTCTTATACGACTTATCTTGACGTTATCGGCACTTATGTAACTAGCGTAGATACTTCAATGAGAAGTTTAGATAAATTTACTAGCGGGCAAGAATACGCATTTATCAGCTATGTCAAGAGTTGCTTAATGTTCAACGAGCTTAGTAAACTTATGGGCGAAAAGCAATTTGTAAAAGGACTAGCTAAATATTACGACCATTGTCTTATGAAAATAGCTACGCCTAGCGAAATGATAAGTTGTTTTTCAAGCGTATATGGGGCAGATTTGACTAAGTGGTTTGAGTGTTTCTTCGAGGGTAAAGATGTTTTGGCTAAACCAAATAAATAATAGTAATATGACAATTAATTAAGTTAAAAGGAACGACTATTTTTAGTTGTTCCTTTTAATTATTTCTTAAATAGATACGCTAATTCTTTAAGTTTAACTTGAAATTATGCCAAATTAGGATATCAATTGACATTAAAATAAATCTATGAGATAATGAAAAAAAAGTTGGAGTACACCGTTATGATGTCTTTCATCGTCAATGACTTTTTGGGCATAGGCATATTGTGCTTTTTAATTTACTGGGTAAGCGTCAATACTCTTTTGCCACGCCAACTTACCTTGCGCTATTTGCGAGTGGTAATTCTTACCCTAACTATAATTGTTTTTGAACTGTTATCCATTGTATTTCTTAACGCTACGCCTCAACTTAAATGGTTAAGCATAATTTGCTCAACCATTAACTTTATATTAACTCCGCTTGTATTTATTTGGCTAGCATTACTCACCAAGCCATTTTGCAAACGCAACTTGTGGCTATATCTTCCCCTAATAGCCTACGCTGCGCTTATGATAGTCAGTATGTGGACAGGTTGGGTCTTTACCATTTCGGCAGACAACAGATTTGTAGGCGGAAGTTTAATTTTTATTAGCTATATTATTTCGGGATATGGCTTATGTGTGTTTTTATTTTTTAATTTACCAATTTACGAGAAATATGATACCGACGAAAAAGTATTCCTATTCTTTTTAGTTTTGCTAATTTTTGTAAGCGTGTTTATCCAAGCCCTAGTT from Clostridia bacterium includes the following:
- a CDS encoding FAD:protein FMN transferase; translation: MKIKLITFILIIISLASCLFGCNDINGDKDIDSDKDIDSDKTQLAYTAKTVATQNYFNTNSKLELYDDFSLSEKELKFDQTWIKVKEILKQVEDNISLAYSTSDIARYNALSYGQSVEISKLTADILEIAKKAYKDTDGAYNPTVYPLVDLWGFTPRFTNNAQFIKVEEYDRANREAYSTTLPKQEYIDGFCKLTDFDNAIVSQNNNVYTLTKNSKDVTINGKTYSQKLDLGGIGKGYACDLVTQLLQKEGYKYGYFSCGSSSIAILSNFDKKTHKATDYKVGFTAPRNNDLLSSSYANIKTSNKALSSSGDYEHKYIINGFNYCHIINPANGMPINSPNGAVQQGIALVSVLAQNNAYCDCLTTALCVMGIDKAKEFLSKTDYEYSIVTYNSQEETYQVHSNIDNLNLVDSDYKKVEE
- the thpR gene encoding RNA 2',3'-cyclic phosphodiesterase is translated as MRLFIALKLPEQTVNNLVKMQDQLAPYKSKGNFIPRQNLHITIKFLGEIYADKLYSLYSLLDSVKDYLATTLSIQQVSTLKGANIVIAKLKCDQNLLTLERYLTNKLEELQFTIEHRSYNPHITLIRQYAFELPFSEVVKNITIYNKPFVADELTLYSTQFNASGLVAYNPIYSVKLKIEN
- a CDS encoding M1 family metallopeptidase, whose product is MKKRKIAVILIVILIGICFVGCGNSIGRISKGLDTYTITATYNQKDQIISAAQIVKFTNNTSQALEDIKFHIFASIYKQDATTSVIMPEDRVKAYPQGYSYGDIEIDSASVDSSPVAFTVEGQILSLPLATPLAPESSISIALIYDISLANIHHRLGYGRNTVNLGNWFPILCNFDNGWQTTPYYAIGDPFVSQVANYTLTLVAPSNLIIASSGRETNKSIEGETATYTYKANCVRDFALVMSSKFKVLTAQMGETTLNYYYFNDESAQVTMSLACKAFEYYSNTFGKYPYPTLAIAQTDFCYGGMEYPSLIYYNANLLGEEKLQAIAHEIAHQWWYGVVGNDQISSPFMDEGLAELSTAMFFGQADEFKITKESILNNMLASYTTYLDVIGTYVTSVDTSMRSLDKFTSGQEYAFISYVKSCLMFNELSKLMGEKQFVKGLAKYYDHCLMKIATPSEMISCFSSVYGADLTKWFECFFEGKDVLAKPNK
- a CDS encoding GGDEF domain-containing protein, coding for MKKKLEYTVMMSFIVNDFLGIGILCFLIYWVSVNTLLPRQLTLRYLRVVILTLTIIVFELLSIVFLNATPQLKWLSIICSTINFILTPLVFIWLALLTKPFCKRNLWLYLPLIAYAALMIVSMWTGWVFTISADNRFVGGSLIFISYIISGYGLCVFLFFNLPIYEKYDTDEKVFLFFLVLLIFVSVFIQALVKDVLMIWMCVSIVLTLYFSLLKSRQYKHDGLTQMYNRRAFNTYLSTHKTGENASIIMFDLNGLKCVNDKYGHLKGDEVIVKACADISTCFSSFSNLYRIGGDEFCAVCHKATEEQIQQALDKLKAIAVESIEQEPLSLSIACGYKMGCPEQSIEQLFEQADLLMYSNKKTSRKN